The DNA window GATGTCGTCGGCGCCCATGGCCTTGGCCGTCCAGAACGCCTTCTCGCGGGCCTCGATGAGCTTGCGCGCCGAGGCTCCTTCGAGCACGTACGCGTCGGCGGCGCCGAGCTCGGCCAGCAGCTCGCCGGCCCGCTCGACGTCCTCGTCGAGCCGGTCGGCCGTCCGGTTTTCGAGCGCCACAACGAGATAGGCCTGGCAGCTGTCGCGGATCGCGTCGGGAACACCCAGCTCCAGGTGCTGGGTGTGGACGATCGCGGCCATCGTCATGTTGTCGACGTACTCGAGGATGTAGGGCCCGAGCCCGCTGGCCAGGATCGCTGGCACCGCCGCCATCACCTGGTCGAAGTCGGCGAACGGGGCCAGCACGGTGGCGCTGTGCTCGAGCCGCGGGTGCAGCTTGACGATCACCTCGGTGGCCAGCGCCAGGGTGCCCTCGGAGCCGACGATCAACTGCGTGAGGTCGTAGCCGGTGGACACCTTGGCGATCCTGCCGCCGGTGCGGATGATCTCGCCGGTCGGCAACACGGCCTGCAGTCCGACCACGTTGTGGCGGGCGATCCCGTACTTGACCGCGTTCATCCCGCCGGCGTTGGTGCCGACGTTGCCGCCGACGCTGGAGGACAGCTCGCCCGGGTGGACCATGTAGCGCAGCCCATAATCGGTGGTCGCGGCGTCCAGCTCGGTCAGCGTCACTCCCGGCTGCACGACGGCGACCTGGTTGACCGTGTCGACCTCGAGGATCTTGTTCATCCGCTCGAAGGAGATCAAGAGCCCGTCGGCCCGGGGGATCGCCGCGCCCGAGAGCCCCGTGCCCGAACCGCGGGCCGTCACGGGAACCTTGTTGTGCGTGGCGGTCTCGAGCAGCCGCGCGACCTCCTCGGCGCTCGACGGCTTTGCCAGGTAAGCCGGCTTCTGCGGCGGCTGGCCCAGGTCCTCGTCGTGGGCGTAGTCGTCGGGGATCGCGTCCCCGGTCAGCAGGTAGTGGGTCCCGACGATCTCCGCGAAACCCGCCGTCATGTCGTTCATGAACGCACTTTAGAACCCGCCGCTGCGGCGGGACGCAGCATCCGCCCAATGAGGAGCGCCGAGAGCTGGCCGGGCGGGAGCCGTCCGCCGGTGGCCATCACCCGGTAGCGCCACCCCG is part of the Mycobacterium sp. HUMS_12744610 genome and encodes:
- a CDS encoding FAD-binding oxidoreductase encodes the protein MNDMTAGFAEIVGTHYLLTGDAIPDDYAHDEDLGQPPQKPAYLAKPSSAEEVARLLETATHNKVPVTARGSGTGLSGAAIPRADGLLISFERMNKILEVDTVNQVAVVQPGVTLTELDAATTDYGLRYMVHPGELSSSVGGNVGTNAGGMNAVKYGIARHNVVGLQAVLPTGEIIRTGGRIAKVSTGYDLTQLIVGSEGTLALATEVIVKLHPRLEHSATVLAPFADFDQVMAAVPAILASGLGPYILEYVDNMTMAAIVHTQHLELGVPDAIRDSCQAYLVVALENRTADRLDEDVERAGELLAELGAADAYVLEGASARKLIEAREKAFWTAKAMGADDIIDTVVPRGAMPKFLAAARDLAGAAGGGAVGCGHAGDGNVHLAIFCKEPTARKKLMTDIFALAMEVGGAISGEHGLGRAKTPYFLELEDPVKVGLLRRIKQSFDPAGILNPDVLFG